The genome window GTCTTCCAGGTCGGTCTTCCAAAAAACCGAAACCGAGGCTATTCCGCTTTTGTGTTTCACCATGGCGCTGAGGGCATAATCTTCTTCCGTTTCATCGGTGTCGCGCAGTCGTTGGTGGCTGATGAGCAGCGGCTCATTTACTCCGATTTCCTTTGTTATGCAGTGAATGGCGCCGCTCGCTGCAATAATGGGGTTGTTTCCATCGTCACAGTCAATCCCCACAATATTGTAACCCGGAAGCAGTTCTTCGATAATCCTGAATGCGGTTGTGTCGAACTCCTCGCGGTAAACAGGCATTACGTAGGTGTTATTGGTAAAGAAGCTGTTGGTATATGTTCGGTACCAAGCATTTCCAAAAATCCAACCGGGATAACCACCGCTTGCACTCGACGGCATGGGAATGCGGTGAACCCTGTAGGGCGTTCCCCACACAGAGTTGTAGTTACTCAGCACATATTCAATATTGGCGTTAATTTGCGGTCCGTCTGAAATGCCCTCAGGAAATTCACCTACAAGGAGGGTCTCTTCGTCCATGGGGCGGAAGTGCATATCAATGTGGTTGATGTTGTCATATTGCAAAGCTGTCATTTTGATATAGCGGTCAATACCCATAAAGTCAGCTTTGATTTCGTCAATCTGCTCTTCTGTGAGGCCGTTTCCAGAAGACCAAGGGTTTCCGGGTTCGTTTTCTTCAACCACAAGCTCAGAAGACCATGCAGTACCGCGGCCATCAACGTGGAAATTTCCTCCTGTGTTTACCAGATCATATGGGGGCAAAAGTGTGCGGATAAGGGGAATTCCTTTGTGTTCTGCTACACCAACCGGTGAGGCATCATCCAGGGGGCGAGGTCGGTTGTAGATCCAATCTACCATCATCAGCGAATCCACATCGTTGCCGTACACGGTATTTCCGCCATAGTCGCGAATCCACACACTGTTGTAGGGTACTTCCAGAAAGGTTACGTTCTCGAGATCGGGAAGAGGAGGACCACCCGCATTATTGGAAAGCAAATAGCTCTGAGCATTGGATACTGTTTCCTGATTGTTGCAAAGAATCAATATCTCAACATCGTTTTTTGAAGCAGCAACAATTTGCTTCAGGATGCGGGGATAACTGGCCCATGCAATCGTAAGACTCTGTAATTCCTCCCATTCGGCCATGGTTCGAACCGGAATAGTGGGTGGGTCGGTTATGTCGCGCGGACCGGCATTGAGGTTTTGAAGGTACTCACGCATCATTTCGCGCTCACCCGGGGCAAAGCCTTTGGGGAGTCCGCGATCCTGCGTAAAGGCAATTGTGGTCATTAGCAGACAAGCTGCGGCAAGGGTAATTTTTCTCATCATTCCTGTAGGTTTGGCGCAATATACGGGTTTAAAGGCATGGCTTCAAATCCGATATTACAACTTCATGGGATGCTAACAGAAATGAAAAGGAAGGGTGAGCACGGGAGATTTTTCCTTACACCTACTTGAGCTGAAACTTCATGGGTAGGTTGTAAATCACACTCACGGCTTCGCCGCTTTCGAGTTTTCCGGGGCTCCAGGCTGGCATCTGGCTCACCACGCGAAGGGCTTCTTCGTCAATGGTGGGGTGAACTCCTCTCAGGATTGTGGCGTCGCGAACCTCTCCGTTTTTCCAAATCACGAATGATACATAAACCATCCCTTGAATGGAGTCCAACCGGGCTGCTTCCGGATACTTCGTTTCGCTTCCCAGAAATTGAAAAAAGGCTTCTTCTCCTCCCGGAAAGGATGGCATTAGATGAACAATCGTGTATAGGCTATCGGAAGGGTTCTGCTCCACCGCCTCACTTGAGAAGGTCCTGGCCTGAGAAACCGATAAAGCAAGAATGACGATCAACGGGGCAGCGATAAGGTATCGCAACGGCTTTCGGGTTGGCTTGTTCTGCATCATGGCTATTCTGTTTTTGAGTTTGCTTTTATGGATGAAAGGAAGGGACAAGCGATGGATACTGCTACCCATACTGTTGGCAACGAGTGATTCTATGTAGGCGCCCTGACCAACCGTAATTTCTGTTTGGGCATCGGCAATGTGTTCCAGGTTAAGCAACAGCCTTGAACGCATTATCCACACAAATGGATTGATCCAGAAAAGGGCGCATATCAGTTCCCATATCAACGCATCAATAGAATGAAATTGCCGGACGTGTACTTTTTCGTGGGTGAGAATGATATGGCGCATTTCGTCACCAAGCTTTTCATCCAGAAACACCAGCCCAAAGAATGATGCATTAATGCCTTTGTTGTTTAAGACAACGCGGTATCCTTCGTTGGTTAATCGGCTGGACTTTAA of Cryomorphaceae bacterium contains these proteins:
- a CDS encoding T9SS C-terminal target domain-containing protein, whose translation is MMRKITLAAACLLMTTIAFTQDRGLPKGFAPGEREMMREYLQNLNAGPRDITDPPTIPVRTMAEWEELQSLTIAWASYPRILKQIVAASKNDVEILILCNNQETVSNAQSYLLSNNAGGPPLPDLENVTFLEVPYNSVWIRDYGGNTVYGNDVDSLMMVDWIYNRPRPLDDASPVGVAEHKGIPLIRTLLPPYDLVNTGGNFHVDGRGTAWSSELVVEENEPGNPWSSGNGLTEEQIDEIKADFMGIDRYIKMTALQYDNINHIDMHFRPMDEETLLVGEFPEGISDGPQINANIEYVLSNYNSVWGTPYRVHRIPMPSSASGGYPGWIFGNAWYRTYTNSFFTNNTYVMPVYREEFDTTAFRIIEELLPGYNIVGIDCDDGNNPIIAASGAIHCITKEIGVNEPLLISHQRLRDTDETEEDYALSAMVKHKSGIASVSVFWKTDLEDDYEEIFLDLTDPAENIWSAAIPAQPGGTTVYYYIHAEANNGKTINRPIPAPQAYFPFKVMAITSVLENEMKTGFSEVFPNPASAITYIGVNSVATIDAHIFLTDMHGRMVQDIYQGGLVVGENKFFLDASNLSAGMYLIVIRNGLGEMETKRLVVR
- a CDS encoding TonB family protein; the protein is MDSLIQLFFQANLLMAAGCILYIIVIGKQPFFQANRVAIHVIALLSFAAPQFAPITNTHMLPTIQLPVLELGAIYENQEAVSSINGWIIAYGLVTLILLMRLALGFIAIIPALKSSRLTNEGYRVVLNNKGINASFFGLVFLDEKLGDEMRHIILTHEKVHVRQFHSIDALIWELICALFWINPFVWIMRSRLLLNLEHIADAQTEITVGQGAYIESLVANSMGSSIHRLSLPFIHKSKLKNRIAMMQNKPTRKPLRYLIAAPLIVILALSVSQARTFSSEAVEQNPSDSLYTIVHLMPSFPGGEEAFFQFLGSETKYPEAARLDSIQGMVYVSFVIWKNGEVRDATILRGVHPTIDEEALRVVSQMPAWSPGKLESGEAVSVIYNLPMKFQLK